One stretch of Paenibacillus sp. AN1007 DNA includes these proteins:
- a CDS encoding LysR family transcriptional regulator translates to MTTNYELYKVFYWAAKTGSLTQAAKALYITQPSVSHAIKQLEDSFGLTLFYRNSKGVSLTQEGASLYSYIEQSQILISLAEEKMAALKNLDNGELRIGGSDSLFKHYMLSYIEEFHIQYPNIKLHLSHGTTPEVITFLKEGKIDLGVVRMPIVDPQLEVRESIQLKDCFVAGERYAQLKGKVLTLEMLLEHELILFSRNSRVRMAITELFNSYNYTLKPEIEVGSVDLLIEFARRGLGISYVTREFISKELEEGSLFEIQLDVPLPPSHVGIMTKRNMPISSAANRFMDLIFKG, encoded by the coding sequence ATGACAACAAATTACGAACTATATAAAGTCTTTTACTGGGCCGCCAAAACAGGCAGTCTGACCCAAGCCGCCAAAGCCCTCTACATCACGCAGCCAAGTGTCAGTCATGCGATTAAACAGTTGGAAGACAGCTTTGGACTCACCTTGTTTTATCGCAACTCCAAGGGTGTATCGTTGACTCAGGAGGGTGCCAGCCTGTATTCCTATATTGAACAGTCCCAAATTTTGATTTCCCTTGCGGAAGAAAAAATGGCCGCGCTGAAAAATTTGGACAATGGAGAACTCCGGATCGGCGGCAGTGACTCCCTGTTCAAACACTACATGTTATCGTATATAGAGGAGTTTCATATTCAGTATCCTAATATCAAGCTGCATCTGAGCCATGGAACCACGCCAGAAGTCATTACGTTTCTGAAGGAAGGCAAGATCGATCTCGGGGTTGTCCGCATGCCCATTGTGGATCCACAATTGGAAGTGAGAGAGAGCATTCAGCTAAAAGATTGTTTTGTTGCTGGCGAACGATATGCTCAATTGAAAGGCAAAGTGCTCACCCTTGAAATGCTGCTCGAACATGAACTTATTCTGTTCTCCCGGAACAGCCGGGTGCGGATGGCTATAACCGAACTGTTTAACAGCTATAATTACACATTAAAACCAGAGATTGAGGTCGGCAGTGTTGACCTTCTGATCGAATTCGCCCGCCGCGGCCTGGGCATCTCGTATGTTACACGTGAATTCATCTCCAAAGAGCTGGAGGAAGGTTCTCTCTTCGAGATCCAGCTGGATGTTCCGCTCCCTCCTTCTCATGTAGGCATTATGACGAAACGAAACATGCCGATCTCTTCTGCGGCCAATCGTTTTATGGACTTGATTTTCAAAGGGTAA
- the zwf gene encoding glucose-6-phosphate dehydrogenase, with translation MEPTTIVLFGATGDLAKRKIYPALYNLYLEQKLPETFSLIGMGRREWSDEFFQAQVEKSLHEFSRRQGDHDSVKSFVKAFRYSVLNISHKEDYIKLLHLVEQREAELGIPSNRLFYLSVGPEFFEPIAENIQASGLGSTQGWKRLVIEKPFGHDLQSARDLNRKLSESFTEEEIYRIDHYLGKPMVQKLETLHQSNPIMKALWNNRYISNVQITANETVGVEERASYYDHVGAVRDMFQNHMLQMLMMMAIQLPYNSTSENVGQKKKHIMESIQPLEKQTVGASIIRGQYAAGSIQGKPVHAYTEEPGVAENTMNDTFIAAKLQIDDFFWRGVPFYIRTGKRMKEKSTRIVIEFKEPSGQGHLIKNNGSKPNLLVIEMSPDQSMTLQLNASDPENKGEFKPVHIDLAPNQGDLAEAYENLIRDALHGDPTFFAHWGEVELSWAWVQPILDAFNENLLPLHLYAAGSYGPAESDAMLEADGHHWWFDEPSELISQEDSDVPMAVNGSI, from the coding sequence ATGGAACCAACTACAATCGTTTTATTTGGAGCTACTGGCGATTTAGCCAAAAGAAAAATATATCCTGCCCTATATAATTTATATCTTGAGCAAAAGCTTCCTGAAACCTTCTCCCTAATCGGCATGGGCCGCAGAGAGTGGTCGGATGAATTTTTCCAGGCTCAAGTGGAAAAATCCTTGCATGAGTTTTCCAGACGCCAGGGAGATCATGATTCGGTCAAATCATTTGTGAAAGCTTTTCGATACAGTGTATTGAATATCAGTCATAAGGAAGATTATATAAAGTTACTGCATTTGGTTGAACAAAGAGAGGCTGAGCTTGGTATTCCGTCCAATCGCTTGTTCTATCTGTCGGTGGGTCCTGAATTTTTCGAACCGATCGCAGAAAATATTCAAGCAAGCGGGCTGGGTTCCACGCAAGGTTGGAAACGTCTCGTTATTGAGAAGCCGTTTGGTCATGACCTGCAGTCCGCTCGTGATCTCAACCGCAAGCTCAGTGAATCGTTCACCGAGGAAGAGATTTATCGGATCGACCACTATTTGGGCAAACCGATGGTGCAGAAACTGGAGACACTTCATCAAAGCAACCCAATTATGAAGGCCCTGTGGAACAATCGTTACATCTCCAATGTGCAGATTACAGCCAATGAGACTGTGGGCGTAGAAGAACGTGCATCCTATTATGATCATGTTGGCGCTGTGCGTGACATGTTCCAGAATCATATGCTGCAGATGCTGATGATGATGGCTATTCAGCTCCCGTATAACAGTACTTCCGAAAATGTGGGACAGAAGAAAAAACATATTATGGAGTCCATTCAGCCATTGGAGAAGCAAACCGTTGGCGCAAGCATCATTCGTGGACAGTATGCTGCAGGCAGCATCCAAGGTAAACCGGTACATGCTTATACAGAGGAACCTGGGGTAGCCGAGAACACCATGAATGACACATTTATCGCTGCCAAGCTGCAAATTGATGATTTCTTCTGGCGCGGTGTTCCGTTTTACATCCGTACGGGTAAAAGAATGAAGGAGAAATCAACACGAATTGTGATTGAGTTCAAAGAACCTTCGGGTCAAGGCCATCTGATCAAGAACAATGGTTCGAAGCCGAATCTGCTCGTGATCGAGATGAGTCCGGATCAAAGCATGACGCTGCAGCTGAATGCGAGTGATCCTGAGAACAAAGGTGAATTCAAGCCAGTTCATATTGATCTTGCTCCAAATCAGGGAGATCTGGCAGAAGCGTACGAGAACTTGATTCGCGATGCGCTCCACGGTGATCCCACATTCTTTGCACATTGGGGTGAAGTTGAGTTATCCTGGGCTTGGGTGCAGCCAATTCTGGATGCATTTAACGAAAATCTGCTTCCGCTTCACTTGTATGCTGCCGGAAGTTATGGTCCGGCGGAATCGGATGCCATGTTGGAGGCGGATGGCCACCACTGGTGGTTTGATGAGCCATCTGAGCTGATTTCTCAGGAAGACAGCGATGTTCCGATGGCAGTTAACGGCAGCATCTAA
- the fsa gene encoding fructose-6-phosphate aldolase produces the protein MKFFIDTANVEDIQKAYKIGVLSGVTTNPSLVAKEGVKFEDRIEEILKLVPDVESVSAEVTPDALTAEEMIAQANELIKINNNDKNITIKLPMTLAGLEACRYLTKKGVKTNVTLIFTVNQALLAARAGATYVSPFLGRLDDISEDGVQLVSKVAELFRTHHLDAQIIAASVRHPDHVTRVAMAGAHIATVPFSVIEQISKHPLTDQGMEKFAADWKKTVQ, from the coding sequence ATGAAATTTTTTATTGATACAGCTAACGTAGAAGACATTCAAAAAGCATATAAAATCGGTGTATTGTCCGGTGTAACGACTAACCCTTCATTGGTAGCCAAAGAAGGCGTGAAATTTGAAGACCGCATCGAAGAAATTCTGAAACTTGTTCCTGACGTGGAGTCCGTTTCCGCTGAAGTAACGCCAGATGCGCTGACGGCTGAAGAAATGATTGCACAAGCAAACGAATTGATCAAAATCAACAACAACGACAAAAACATCACGATTAAACTGCCAATGACGCTTGCAGGTCTGGAAGCTTGCCGTTATTTGACCAAAAAAGGTGTGAAAACAAACGTTACACTGATTTTCACTGTGAATCAGGCACTGCTTGCTGCTCGCGCAGGCGCAACATATGTATCTCCGTTCCTGGGACGTCTGGACGACATCTCCGAAGATGGCGTGCAGCTGGTATCCAAAGTGGCTGAATTGTTCCGTACACATCATCTGGATGCTCAGATCATTGCTGCATCCGTGAGACATCCGGATCACGTTACACGTGTAGCGATGGCTGGAGCACATATTGCTACGGTACCATTCTCTGTTATTGAACAAATTTCCAAACACCCGCTGACTGATCAAGGGATGGAGAAATTTGCAGCGGACTGGAAAAAAACAGTACAATAA
- the gndA gene encoding NADP-dependent phosphogluconate dehydrogenase, translating to MSKQQIGVIGLAVMGKNLAFNIESKGFSVSVFNRSPEKTHDLLKEADGKNLIGTFSIEEFVASLESPRKILIMVQAGKATDATIEQLLPHLDQGDIIIDGGNAYFPDTQRRSKDLEAKGFRFIGAGVSGGEEGALKGPAIMPGGQQSAYELVEPILTAISAKVGDDACSTYIGPDGAGHYVKMVHNGIEYGDMQLIGEAYHLLKSVLNVSVEELHEIFTEWNQGELDSYLIEITADIFSKYDPETGKPMVDVILDAAGQKGTGKWTSQSALDLGVPLSMITESVFSRFLSAMKDERIAASKILNGPKAESFSGDKKEFIENVRKALFASKIVSYAQGFAQMRAASDEYGWDLKYGSIAMIFRGGCIIRSQFLQNIKEAYDKDAALKNLLLDPYFQNIVESYQDAWREVVAAAVKQGIPVPGFSSALSYYDSYRTERLPANLLQAQRDYFGAHTFQRVDKEGSFHFQWMDTNE from the coding sequence ATGAGTAAACAACAGATCGGTGTTATTGGACTTGCAGTAATGGGGAAAAACCTGGCTTTTAATATTGAAAGCAAAGGTTTCTCGGTATCGGTATTCAACCGTTCACCGGAGAAAACGCATGATCTTCTGAAAGAAGCAGATGGTAAAAACCTGATTGGTACATTCTCTATTGAAGAATTTGTAGCTTCCTTGGAATCTCCGCGCAAAATTTTGATTATGGTGCAGGCGGGTAAAGCTACGGATGCAACCATTGAGCAGCTGCTCCCTCACCTGGATCAAGGAGATATCATTATCGATGGCGGTAATGCGTATTTCCCTGATACACAGCGCCGCAGCAAAGACCTGGAAGCCAAAGGTTTCCGCTTCATCGGTGCGGGTGTATCCGGCGGTGAAGAAGGTGCTCTGAAAGGTCCTGCGATTATGCCTGGCGGTCAGCAAAGTGCGTATGAGCTGGTAGAGCCGATTCTAACAGCAATCTCCGCTAAAGTAGGCGATGATGCGTGCAGCACGTATATCGGACCTGACGGTGCGGGACACTACGTGAAAATGGTGCATAACGGTATTGAGTATGGTGACATGCAGCTGATTGGCGAAGCATATCACCTGCTGAAATCGGTACTGAACGTATCGGTAGAGGAACTGCATGAAATCTTCACAGAGTGGAACCAGGGGGAACTTGACAGCTATCTGATCGAGATCACAGCGGACATCTTCTCCAAATACGATCCGGAAACAGGCAAACCGATGGTGGATGTCATTCTGGATGCAGCTGGACAAAAAGGAACAGGCAAATGGACAAGCCAAAGCGCGCTGGATCTCGGCGTACCTTTGTCCATGATTACCGAATCTGTATTCTCCCGTTTCTTGTCTGCCATGAAAGACGAGCGGATCGCAGCAAGTAAAATCCTGAACGGACCTAAGGCAGAATCATTCTCCGGTGACAAAAAAGAGTTCATCGAGAACGTGCGCAAAGCGCTGTTCGCAAGTAAGATCGTATCCTACGCGCAGGGTTTCGCACAGATGCGTGCCGCATCTGACGAATACGGCTGGGATCTCAAATACGGCAGCATCGCGATGATCTTCCGCGGTGGCTGTATCATCCGTTCGCAGTTCCTGCAGAACATCAAGGAAGCTTACGACAAAGACGCAGCTCTTAAAAACCTGCTGCTCGATCCATACTTCCAAAATATTGTGGAATCCTATCAGGATGCATGGCGTGAAGTGGTGGCCGCTGCGGTAAAACAAGGCATTCCGGTGCCTGGCTTCTCCAGCGCATTGTCCTACTACGACAGCTACCGCACAGAGCGTTTGCCAGCAAACCTGCTGCAGGCGCAGCGTGACTACTTCGGTGCACATACATTCCAACGTGTGGACAAAGAAGGTTCATTCCACTTCCAGTGGATGGACACCAACGAGTAA
- a CDS encoding metallophosphoesterase, with product MFVLVGIIFLLVYGLLVFYIGWSGWSWMKPVVSARFRWLYVTALVFLAVSFILARLFGSISFLGIIGSYWLAIFSLLLLILPIVHLTLWLLRLTRIPRHHAHKWAGVVTLVLLISTMGYGIFNAYSPVVRQYAIQIDKKVEGIDKLNIVMAADMHFGLLSGPAHAKRMVQEINALKPDLVLYPGDLIDDNLAMYEKSGIADIIRDIKAPYGVYASLGNHDKFDGPIEDLIAALEKSDMQVLYDDKITLDNKITLIGRKDRTEQDRADVAALMQNTDLSQPVIMMDHQPYDLDIAEQNKVDLVVSGHTHRGQIAPAQFITQAIYENDWGYLQKGSMHSIVTSGFGFWGPPIRTSSRSEIVQINVTFGQ from the coding sequence ATGTTTGTACTCGTAGGTATTATATTTTTGCTCGTATATGGATTATTAGTTTTCTACATAGGCTGGAGCGGCTGGAGTTGGATGAAACCGGTCGTGTCGGCCAGATTTCGCTGGTTGTATGTTACAGCACTGGTGTTTCTGGCGGTTTCTTTTATTTTGGCGCGGCTGTTCGGCAGCATATCATTTCTCGGTATAATTGGTTCCTACTGGCTGGCGATTTTTTCGCTCTTACTTCTCATTCTGCCGATTGTGCACCTGACGTTGTGGCTGCTGCGGTTAACACGTATCCCGAGGCATCACGCGCATAAATGGGCGGGAGTTGTTACACTTGTCCTGCTTATCTCTACAATGGGCTATGGCATTTTTAATGCGTACTCTCCAGTTGTCAGGCAGTATGCGATTCAGATCGATAAAAAGGTAGAGGGCATCGACAAGCTTAACATTGTTATGGCTGCCGATATGCATTTTGGTCTGCTGTCAGGGCCTGCTCATGCCAAGCGGATGGTACAGGAGATTAACGCTCTCAAACCGGACCTTGTATTGTATCCCGGTGATCTGATTGATGACAATCTGGCGATGTACGAAAAGAGTGGTATTGCCGATATCATCCGTGATATCAAGGCTCCTTATGGCGTATACGCTTCTCTAGGCAACCATGACAAGTTTGATGGACCCATTGAGGATCTGATTGCAGCGCTGGAGAAAAGCGATATGCAGGTGCTGTATGATGACAAAATTACGCTGGATAACAAAATCACGCTGATTGGACGTAAGGATCGGACCGAGCAGGATCGGGCAGACGTCGCCGCGCTCATGCAGAATACCGATTTGAGTCAGCCTGTGATCATGATGGATCATCAGCCCTACGATTTGGATATTGCAGAGCAGAACAAGGTGGATTTGGTTGTATCCGGTCATACCCACCGAGGCCAGATTGCTCCTGCGCAATTTATTACGCAGGCGATCTATGAGAATGATTGGGGTTATTTGCAAAAAGGCTCCATGCATTCCATCGTTACCTCGGGTTTTGGTTTCTGGGGACCGCCCATCCGTACAAGCAGCCGTTCCGAGATTGTACAGATTAACGTTACCTTCGGGCAGTAA
- a CDS encoding acyltransferase — MSQPVNRPRRIEYLDLYRAIAIMAVVAIHATSTAVAHYPKNTFDHDLFYFWNTFLQFAVPAFLFLSSLVLFYNYSVKMDEKGWVMSFYKKRMFYIFVPYVAWSLIYFVIKKWIAGREPLAESMQLAKQLVLGTAHTHLYFFLIILQFYIVFPWLLSLTKQPWFKRYMPLYFIAGQALFYALHLKFQFERTGSMLPSYFIVIGFGAWIGLNFEWMMKKVVHFRYVLLAALISGAAISMYAADDIKTALMEWPTVAYIVLFLIRNIFTLSACLTLLILSERVGTRERRKEYRVSRFADSLGTVAFGIFLIHPLILLFWRQGLTDDFARHFGLGIVLSYIAALLLSWLCAVGLRRLKWGWVLIGR; from the coding sequence ATGAGTCAACCCGTTAATCGACCCCGGCGTATAGAGTATCTGGATCTATACCGTGCAATCGCCATTATGGCAGTTGTAGCTATTCATGCAACATCAACAGCCGTTGCGCATTATCCGAAAAACACGTTTGATCATGATTTGTTTTACTTTTGGAACACATTTTTGCAATTTGCAGTGCCGGCCTTCTTATTTTTGTCTTCCCTGGTTTTGTTCTATAACTATAGTGTCAAGATGGACGAGAAGGGCTGGGTAATGTCCTTCTATAAGAAGCGCATGTTTTACATATTTGTACCATACGTGGCATGGTCTCTAATCTATTTTGTGATTAAAAAATGGATTGCAGGCAGGGAGCCACTGGCAGAGAGCATGCAGTTGGCGAAGCAATTGGTGCTGGGGACTGCCCATACTCATTTGTACTTTTTTTTAATTATTCTTCAATTTTACATCGTATTTCCTTGGCTGCTTTCTTTGACAAAACAACCTTGGTTTAAGCGGTATATGCCTTTGTATTTTATAGCGGGTCAAGCACTTTTTTACGCATTACATTTGAAATTTCAGTTCGAACGAACAGGCAGTATGCTTCCGAGTTATTTCATCGTAATCGGATTCGGAGCCTGGATTGGACTGAACTTTGAATGGATGATGAAAAAGGTGGTTCATTTCCGTTATGTACTGCTGGCCGCACTTATATCCGGAGCGGCGATTTCCATGTATGCCGCGGACGACATTAAGACAGCATTGATGGAATGGCCGACGGTGGCCTATATTGTGCTGTTCCTTATACGAAATATATTCACCCTTTCTGCATGCTTAACGCTTCTGATTCTGAGCGAACGAGTGGGTACAAGAGAGCGAAGAAAGGAATATAGAGTGTCTCGATTTGCGGACTCATTGGGCACGGTGGCATTTGGTATCTTTTTAATCCATCCTTTAATTTTACTGTTTTGGAGACAGGGACTCACCGATGATTTTGCCCGCCATTTCGGCCTTGGTATTGTATTATCTTACATTGCAGCACTGCTTCTCTCCTGGTTGTGTGCCGTGGGTCTCCGTCGATTGAAATGGGGATGGGTCCTCATCGGACGGTAG
- a CDS encoding AAA family ATPase, producing MKLVIIFGPQAVGKMTVGQELEKISDLKLFHNHMTIDLVSPFFSYDTPEGKRLVGLFREEMFQAAAKSELPGLIFTYVWAFDLEQDGAYIRHLTDMFTAQGAEVCYVELEAEVFERLERNKSENRLQYKPTKRDLAWSEQDLLDSMNDYRLNSEPGEITHERYLRINNTNISPDQTARLIQKYFSL from the coding sequence TTGAAACTGGTTATTATTTTTGGGCCGCAGGCCGTGGGGAAAATGACTGTTGGACAGGAATTGGAGAAAATCTCGGATCTCAAGTTGTTTCATAATCATATGACCATTGATTTGGTATCGCCTTTTTTTAGTTACGACACTCCGGAAGGGAAGCGTCTGGTCGGATTATTCAGGGAGGAAATGTTTCAGGCTGCTGCCAAAAGCGAGCTGCCCGGCCTTATTTTCACTTATGTATGGGCCTTTGATCTTGAACAAGACGGTGCTTACATTCGGCATCTTACCGACATGTTTACGGCTCAGGGTGCTGAGGTGTGTTACGTAGAGCTCGAGGCAGAAGTATTTGAACGGTTGGAACGCAACAAAAGTGAGAATCGGCTGCAGTATAAACCTACTAAAAGAGATCTGGCATGGTCTGAACAGGATTTGTTGGATTCCATGAACGATTACCGATTAAATTCCGAACCGGGTGAGATTACACATGAACGTTATCTTCGGATAAATAATACAAATATAAGTCCAGATCAAACCGCACGATTAATCCAGAAGTATTTCAGTTTGTAG